The DNA sequence GATGAGACTAACACTCACCTCACACAGGAGAAAATCAGACTCCAAATTCTTGTGTCTGGGTGTATCCAGCCACccatctttattattattattattctaattaTCCAAAAGAAACTCAACTTCTttccaaaaaaaattgttacttTCTTTTAGCTTTCGTCGGAACCAAACAATTTCATCCTTGACAAAGGAGTCCTCAAGTACCCATCAACCTCAAACTTCTTTGGCGACAATTCTCGATACTTGGCGAATTGTTCCTTCGCCTCGTCATTCCGATCAAGCAAACTATAAATCATTCCTCTGCAAAAGTAAGGCCGGAAATCAGAAGGGTCCTCTTTGGTCAATTGCTGATAAATCCCCAAAGCTTCATCAACATTCTTCTGAAGGAACTGGATCTGCGCCATGATTAGTCTCACGTCCCTCGCTTCCTTCGCCTTGTTCTTCTCCTTTGCTACCGCAAGAGCCTCCTCCAGCCTCTTCATCACCGCTTCTCCTTCTCCGCTCCGATCCATTAACAACGCATTCTCGAATAGAGCCTCGAACGAGAGCGGATTCGAAGCGAGAATTTCTTCATACACCTTGCGTGCGTTCTCAATTTCGCCTATTTCGCTCATTAGCCttgccgtgaggaacttccagTCTGTTACCTCGGGCTGCGCGGTGCATAACCGTTTGAGAATGGAGAGCGCCTCCTCGTCCTCGCCTACTTCGAGCTTCTGCTGCAGCAGCGACTTGAGCGCACTGACAGCTTCGTCGTTGGTTCCGAGGAACTCAGACAGAGGggaagaagacgaagaagaggaagatgctgctgctGTTGTTGCAGCTGCTTCGGCGGCGGCGTTTTCGGTAGTGGATTCTTCGAGGATCTGAGGGGACGGCTCCGCGGAGGTGACGGTGGTGGGAGGTAGTTCGGCGCGGGCGGGGAGAGCGGAGAATTTGACGGCGATTGCGGCGGCGAATACGGCGGCACCGGCTAGGGTTTTGAGGTTGCGAAGAATGGGATTGGTGACGGCAGTGGAATTGGAAGTGGAGGACTGGGCGGAGACGGTGAATCGAGGGAAGGAACGGCGAATGGGGATGTGGAAAGGGAGGTTAGGGGGAGGGAAGGATTGAGAGCGAgcaaaggagaagaaggaggGCGGGACGGTAGTGAAAGTGGAAGAAGACATGGTTGAATTAGGGTTTGTGACAGAGAGTCAACAACGGTAGTGGATGTTGTTGGTGGAAGACTCAAGGCACAAGCGGGTGTGCCTGTGAATAGTGTACTAGTGTAGTGTGTGTTTTGGTGTTTGGCTTGGTTTTAGTTTTAAACTTGGGAGTCTTTGACTTGTAACGTTGAGTCTTTGTCAAACTGTGGGCTAGAGTGGGTGGGTAATGGGTAGGTGTGGCTTCTCCGCTACCTCATGCGATCATGTCTCTATTTgtttcttcaatttttcttttatattatttaggATAAATCacgcaaataaataaaatagcaTTTAAATTTACATGATTGTCCTAAAAATGGAAACGTTAACATATGTTCGGTTTTGTcgataaaattatataaatcgAAGTTAACGAACTTGGTTTATCCTTTCTCTatataaatcaaatcaaatgaaTTTGATTTAGTTATATTAGTGATAAATCAAAATAGATGGATTCAATTTACTAAGATAGTATGTTGtaatatatacattaaaataaatgaattcAATTTACTATATATAACACAACATGatataaattgaatttaataaatttaatttatacatatatacTTACAATGGTACTAAATcaaaactaatatatatatatgtatggtATTTTTTTTACGGTATTCCACAATTCGACAAATTAAGAACTAATCCATTGTGGTAATGagttttatttaagaatttgttGCTGGCCAATAGGTTGCTGTATACATAAGGCGAAATTCGAAAATACTTacgtatataaatatataaataggaGTAGAATGTTAAATCCTTATTAAAGTAGACTCACAATGGCTAGTGATGAGAGATTTTTAGTTCTTATGCATTATAGAGAGtcgattaagaaaaaaaatatgagagGGAATAAAATTTACTGATAAGAATTCGTTGAGTATTTTTATCAAACCTTATATGAGTTTCGTTGAGTGTCAGAATACTATAATCCAAAAACTGGGACTGCATGGTATAAAATGAGTGGAGAAGTTATTCTATAAAATTTCGATTTCTATTGTATGTGATGGTGTGAAGTACGATTTCTTCATGATAGACAATGACGAAGATTTTCAAGTTTTGTTCCCCTGTCGTCGTCAGTTtttcaaggtgatgatccatgagCTATTGGCCAAGTTTGGAGATGTGGTATGTAGTTCAGGAGGATCAAACTAGAATCTTCAATCTTTAGCAATGTCAGGAGCCTCTAGTTTAATGTCTATTAGTGCCTTATCATATGTGCTAGCATTACACCTGAGACAGTTTTAGTTGCATCTTCGTCGTAATCTAAACTACGATTGTGACGGACAAATAGGTGATAACCAACCCTTCGCTCAGCTTGCTATTGCAATGACCGGTACTCCTATTATGCTCTAGATTTTAGGAGAGGGTGGAGCACTAGATGGTGTTGAAGATATACTGcgagatgatgatgatgtggaGCACACCATAATTGATGATGATATAGGGAGGAATATTCCAGTTGAGGGTAGTGAAGTATCTAGTTCGGGAACTTAGCAATACCCACCCCAGTTTTCGACTTTAGACTTATAGGCCGTGACACAGAAGAGGTTACCGAATGTAGCATCTAGATTTGGGACTAGAAATACACAAGATACAGGAGGTCTAATTGAGTTTCAAGTTGGTCAGCAATTTCAGGATAAAGAGGAGGTCCTCTTAAGCATGAAGACTTATAGCATTTGCCGTACGGTTGAATACAGGGTGCTGGAATCTGTTCATATCAAGCACCATGAAAAGTGTAAGGAGTTTGGCAATGGTTGCACATGGTTGATTCGGATCACTCTTCGCTAACGAAAGGGTATTGGGAGGTAAGATGATATAATAGACCTCGTACATGTCTGGCCACGTCGATATCTAGTGATCACAGTATGCTTGATTATCATGTTATATCTGCTTTCATACTGCCTATGATTAGAGCTAATGTTATCATGTCGATCAAGGTACTGCAGAATACGACAGAGACACATTTCGAATGCGACAGAGACACATTACAGGAGAATTTGGTTGGCTAAGCAGAAGGTCACAGATTTACGAAGATTGGGAGGAGTCATATAATGAGTTGCCGAGATGGGTACATGATGTGCAGATAACGATGCCAAGTAATGTTGCAGTGTTGAAGACGAGCCTTATGCGAGTTGGTGGGAAAGTCAATGAGTCATCAGCTTATTTccatatatttttttgtcattcCCACCGTGTATTGAAACCTTTTAGCATTGTAAGCCATTGATTAGCATTGATGGAACCCACTTGTACGGTAAATACGGGGGCACACTGATGGTTGCAATTGCTCAAGACAAAAATTCCAACATCATTCTCATTGCTTTCGCACATGTAAAGGGTGAGAATTAGGGGTGGCAGGAGTACCCGAACCCGCGGGTACCTGACCCGTTCCAACCCGGTCGGGGCAGGTTTAAACCCGACCCGGAGCGGGGTGGGTTTTGACcggggcggggcggggtcgGGGTCAGGCTAAACCCACCCCTACCCGCCCCgtagtacatatatatatatatataccatttTAAGTTTTTAGGGTTTCTATTCCTTACAGCCACCATCCCACCACTatactcattttattttttcatttacgCGTTTCTCTTCAGCCCCAAAGAACCCTAGCGGAGAAGACTGAAGAGGGAAGGAAATTCACTTCCTCTTCTCCCTAGTGAACCTCAGATCTAGTGACCTTCACTGCTCCATCGAGCCTTCCGCCGAGCTTGTCACCGTCGTTGCGCTGCCGTCCTGCCGAGCCTGTCACCGAGTCGCTGCCGTTGCGTTGTCGTCTTATTGGCGCCGTGTCGTCGCCCTGTTGAACCCTCAAATTTACTCATCGTTGGCTCTTTGCTGAACTACCGAAGCTACTGAGTGAACCCTTCTTTCTCACCATCTTCCTCCAAGTGGTAAGTTTTCTTGTCTCTGCGCTGCCCtctttgattatattaaatcaaTATCCAAGTCCAAGAAGCTTAATATGTATGAAtcatgaaaattaattttttaactagttaagtataatcaattttttattgtaatagCCATTTTAGTCGTACCCAATTTTTTTCATCACAGGTTGCATACCATTGCTTAGATGAAGAATTTTTCCTTCATAGTATGTGTATTAGGGATTTAGGGTATTGCTTGCCAAATTAATGCTAGAGTTTGCCTTGACAATATTTTCATACAATTGCTTGCCAAATTAATGCTAGAGATTGTCTTCACATTATCTGTagctttaattaattttaatttcatagTTTTGGTTAGAGTTTGACTAGTTAGAGTTTTTACTGTTTTCTCTTGTGATTGAGGTATTGCTTGCCAAATTAATGCTAGAGTTTGCCTTTACAATATATTCATACAATtgcttgttaattttaatttgagccTTTTTTATGTGCCCAGTGATAAATACTTATTGTAACCAAAAAACTTCAgatatttctaatttaaatattgaaaaaGTTTGATCTATTTAATTTGTGGTTGGTTAATCACTAACCATAGCTTTATAAAACTTCATGCCTCTAATTTCCACCTTGTACTACTATTTCAAAGTTTGTATACAAACAGATGCAGTTTATTCACTTTTGTGATCTTGAAAATTCTTCTTTAGTTTGTGTATCTCAATGACTATCTGAATATTGTACTTGTAATTAAACCACTTTTTGTCATGATTCTTGGGACTGCAACATCTTTTAATTTATGAGGAGTTTTTGCtctgaaattttaatttatttattattttatttaaatcctACTCAATTTCAATTCTTGCATATCACTCACTTAATTATAGTGCTAAGCTTCCAGTTTTGTTTCTCTGTCCCTCAAGATACATGTTATggctcttctctttcattctttgCATGAAGAATCTTGTATGCTTAATTGAAATGAGCTTATCTTATGATAACATGGATGGATTTCTATGTTATTTATTAAAGAATGAAATTAATATAACAAACAAAATTGAGATTATGTTGCTTTTTTCATTTACTGGCTTTGCTAACTGATTAGACGCAATTAATATAACTAACATTCATGTCATGCATTTTGGTTGCTTTCAAAAGCATATGTTACCCTTTCACCTCAGCTATAGGTTACTATGTTTCAAAGAATTTTGTGCTCCTTATTGAAATAAAAACATGTtctggttggagttcattcaattGTAGTAGGCAAACTTGTTTTAATAGACAAGCATGTTTATTAGAGAAAAAGAAGCACACGTTATATATGCTAacctaattttgaaaattgatgcATGCTGCATGGTCAAATTGCCTTTAGTTTGTTTGCATCTCATGTAGAAATTTTATAAAGCTATATCTTCTTCATTCAATTAATTTGctttaaggaaaaaaaaatattttactttggTTCTGTTTGTGGTTGCCTGCTGCATAGTTCAATGACTATGTCAAGTGGTTTATGTGGCTTATTATGATTTTTAGTGTACTTCAATTTGTGTTTACTTATCTTAGTGGCTTAAACTTCCAATTCTCTACTCTTTCATTTATGCATTCTGATCTTTATGCATTTATGATATgatttatgttaattttatacctcagtaattttaattttattgatataGGTATTTTCAATGTAGGTTTGTTAAGATAATTTCATGGCTAGTAATGCTAGAGAAGACACACAAAGTAATAATGTTCCTACCGATAATgaagttgaagttcagagtaaTGCTAATCCAACTTCAGAAACTCCACAACCAACGGATAATAATGCCTCAAATCCAGAAGGATCGATAGTTCGTGGAAGTTGCAAATGCGCCTATTGAGGTACTTCATAAACTTCATAAACTTCTATATATTGTGTTGTCTTTGTATGTTGACATCTAAAATGCATGcatgtttgttttatttttcagcTTTTGTTATGTTCCTTGTCCCCATACAAGTGAAGTTCTTACTCAAACATTGATGAAAATACTCTTAGAATGGAATGTTGATAGAAAACTGTCTACTGTTACATTGGATAATTATTCTACTAATGATGCTATGATAGATGAATTGTTGGGGCAGCTAGATTCTTCATTCTTAATGTTGGGGGGTAAATTGTTGCATATGCGTTGTTGTGCTCATATACTGAATTTGATTGTGAAGGATGGTTTGAGTATAGTTAAGAAAAGTATTGAAAAGATTCATAGTAGTGTATTGTATTGGACTGCAACGCCAAAAAGGAACGAAACTTTTGTGAGTTGGTGTCTAAAACAGCGATTCCATTTACTAAGAAATTGGTTCTTGATTGTCCGACTAGGTGGAACTCAACTTATTTGATGTTAGACACTGCATTGTTGTATAGAGCTGTCTTTCCTAGGTTAAGACAAAAGAAACCCCAATATAAAACTGTGCCAAGTAATGAGGAGTGGAAACTTGCCAAGAAAATATGTGATAGATTGaagttgttttatgatgttacTCAACTGTTTTCTAGTTCTAAATTTCTGACTGCCAATCTTTATTTTACTCTGGTTTGTAAAATAAAAGTCTCATTGGATGAATGGCAACTTTCTAGTAATTCTTTAATTGCTAATATGGCATCTAGtatgaagaagaaatttgagAAGTATCGGGATGAGATTCATGGCACTATGGGTGTTGCTGCTGTTTTAGATCCTAGGTACAATATGGTTGGGGTTGAATTTCGATTTGGAAAAATGTATCCAGATTAAATAGAATATTCTAAGCAAGTTGACAGAATTCATCAGTTGTGTAATGAGTTGGTTAATGAATACAATCAAAAAATGAGTTCTGATGTATCACATGTTGGTACAAAAGAAGTTGATGAAAGTAGAAATACAAGCATATTTGGGGGTGATAATTATATGGTGTATcttaaaagaagaaagatgacAAGGGGTTCATGTGTGAATGTTGAGTTTGATCATTATCTTGAGGAGGAAATTCATCCTCCAAATGATCCTAACTTTAATGTTTTGAAATGGTGGAAGAACAATCAAATGAAATTTAAAGTTTTGGCAAAAATAGCCAAGGATATATATGTCATTCCGGTATCCACTGTTGCTTCTGAATCTATTTTTAGTACAAGTGGTCGTGTGATTTCTCCTCCATAATTGAAGCTTTAATGTGTGGCCAAAGTTGGTTGTGGGCAGCTTTAGGGAATAAAGGTGACATATTACTTAATATTCAtctatgttaattttttatataatagtaattattttattaatttctatCTCTTTTGATTTTTAGGTTTaaatcttgatcttcaaacctttaatgatgatgaag is a window from the Arachis stenosperma cultivar V10309 chromosome 3, arast.V10309.gnm1.PFL2, whole genome shotgun sequence genome containing:
- the LOC130970811 gene encoding protein SLOW GREEN 1, chloroplastic codes for the protein MSSSTFTTVPPSFFSFARSQSFPPPNLPFHIPIRRSFPRFTVSAQSSTSNSTAVTNPILRNLKTLAGAAVFAAAIAVKFSALPARAELPPTTVTSAEPSPQILEESTTENAAAEAAATTAAASSSSSSSSPLSEFLGTNDEAVSALKSLLQQKLEVGEDEEALSILKRLCTAQPEVTDWKFLTARLMSEIGEIENARKVYEEILASNPLSFEALFENALLMDRSGEGEAVMKRLEEALAVAKEKNKAKEARDVRLIMAQIQFLQKNVDEALGIYQQLTKEDPSDFRPYFCRGMIYSLLDRNDEAKEQFAKYRELSPKKFEVDGYLRTPLSRMKLFGSDES